A window of Trichomycterus rosablanca isolate fTriRos1 chromosome 5, fTriRos1.hap1, whole genome shotgun sequence contains these coding sequences:
- the zgc:153911 gene encoding CD276 antigen → MRFKISLLIGFFSLLFLLDRVSSYTEFEISVPTHVQNGLYGESMILFCTFPVDSSWDLYSSVITWQRHLEVIHSFYYGQDQLQHQSHRYRNRTSLFYQELKNGNASLRLDHINLEDAGEYTCSISTQLGSQKKSFKMNVAAFYPEPQLHISLLNKGHVEVLVTSEGGYPSPSLQWLMENEDDVTNNTHTQLRQDKDTQLYSVNSKLNLTVPVNISITFILKNEELGQEMRRNIDLFAQYGDLNKNEQSLIICLCLLGFIALTAVIFSVMLYRKQQMKKKQKYLSVDDGLGLRTQKTDCGVAA, encoded by the exons CTGAGTTTGAGATTTCAGTGCCCACTCATGTCCAGAATGGTTTATACGGTGAGTCTATGATTTTGTTCTGCACGTTTCCGGTGGACAGCTCATGGGACCTCTATAGCAGTGTGATAACCTGGCAACGTCACCTAGAGGTCATCCACAGTTTCTACTACGGCCAAGACCAGCTGCAGCACCAGAGCCATCGATACAGGAACCGGACCAGCCTGTTCTATCAGGAGCTAAAAAATGGGAACGCATCTCTCAGGCTGGACCATATCAATCTGGAGGATGCTGGCGAGTACACCTGCTCCATCAGTACTCAGCTGGGCAGCCAAAAGAAAAGCTTTAAGATGAACGTAGCAG CTTTTTATCCTGAACCGCAGCTACACATTTCACTGCTGAACAAAGGCCATGTGGAGGTCCTGGTGACCTCTGAGGGTGGAtacccctctccctcactgcagTGGCTGATGGAAAATGAGGATGATGTCACTAACAACACTCATACTCAGCTCAGGCAGGATAAAGACACACAGTTGTATAGTGTGAACAGTAAACTGAACCTCACCGTCCCTGTGAACATCTCCATTACATTCATCCTGAAGAATGAAGAACTGGGTCAGGAGATGAGGAGGAACATTGACCTCTTTGCAC AATATGGAGACCTCAACAAAAATGAACAATCACTGATCATCTGCCTCTGCTTGCTTGGATTTATAGCTTTAACTGCTGTAATATTTTCAGTGATGCTCTACAGAAAACAACAAATGAAGAAAAAGCAGAAATACCTAAGTGTGGATGATGGTTTAGGCTTGAGGACACAAAAAACAGATTGTGGTGTTGCAGCGTAA